A genomic segment from Spinacia oleracea cultivar Varoflay chromosome 3, BTI_SOV_V1, whole genome shotgun sequence encodes:
- the LOC110786185 gene encoding calcium-transporting ATPase 2, plasma membrane-type has product MESLMDDEFVEVKAKNSSEEALRRWRSLCWLVKNPKRRFRFTANLKKRSEAQAIRRSNQEKLRVALLVSQAALQFIQGVSYSPPEEVKSAGFEICADELGSIVEYRNKRKLKDHGGVEGIIKKLSTSTVNGISTAEELVNQRKEIYGVNRFIESPPKGFLVYVWEALQDMTLMILGVCAVVSLFVGLLMEGWPKGAHDGLGIVASILLVVFVTATSDYRQSLQFKDLDKEKKKITVQVTRDGCRQKLSIYDLLPGDFVHLAIGDQVPADGLFVSGYSAVIDESSLTGESEPIHVNTEHPFLLSGTKVQDGSLKMLVTTVGMRTQWGKLMATISEEGDDETPLQVKLNGVATVIGKIGLFFAVITFAVMLQGLFSRKLQDGYVWSLSADDAVEILEYFAIAVTIVVVAVPEGLPLAVTLSLAFAMKKMMNDKALVRNLAACETMGSATTICSDKTGTLTTNHMTVVKAHICGKTLESSSFKESHTSSEIPHSAQKILVESIFNNTGGEVVRAKDNKIEILGSPTETALLEFGLLLGGDFMTEREASKIVKVEPFNSSKKRMGVILDIPSGGLRAHCKGASEIILAACDKVVDSDGVIVSLDKSSVEHLNATIEEFANDALRTLCLAYQDLEESFSADSSIPENGYTCIAIVGIKDPVRPGVKESVAICRSAGITVRMVTGDNINTAKAIARECGILTDDGIAIEGPEFREKSLEELIELIPKIQVMARSSPMDKHTLVRHLRTTLGEVVAVTGDGTNDAPALHEADIGLAMGVAGTEVAKESADVIILDDNFSTIVTVARWGRSVYTNIQKFVQFQLTVNIVALIVNFSSACLTGSAPLTAVQLLWVNMIMDTLGALALATEPPNDELMKRQPVGRKGSIISNVMWRNILGQSMYQFVVIWFLQARGKSAFGLSGPDSDLILNTLIFNSFVFCQVFNEISSREMEKINVFAGILNNYVFVSVLTATAIFQVIIIEFLGAFANTTPLTSSQWFVSILFGFLGMPIAAALKMIPI; this is encoded by the exons ATGGAGAGTTTGATGGATGACGAGTTTGTGGAAGTCAAGGCGAAGAATTCGTCGGAAGAAGCTCTTCGGAGATGGCGGAGTCTTTGCTGGTTGGTGAAGAATCCAAAGCGTCGATTTCGTTTCACTGCGAATCTTAAAAAACGTTCTGAAGCTCAGGCTATTCGTCGTTCTAATCag GAGAAGTTGAGAGTTGCACTGTTGGTCTCACAAGCTGCTCTCCAGTTTATACAGG GTGTATCATATTCTCCACCTGAGGAAGTCAAATCTGCTGGGTTTGAGATTTGTGCTGATGAGTTAGGATCCATTGTGGAGTATCGCAACAAGAGGAAGCTGAAAGATCATGGTGGAGTCGAGGGTATCATAAAGAAGCTCTCTACCTCAACCGTGAACGGAATATCTACTGCTGAGGAGTTGGTGAACCAAAGGAAGGAAATTTATGGTGTCAATAGATTCATTGAAAGTCCACCTAAGGGTTTCTTAGTTTATGTGTGGGAAGCCCTTCAAGACATGACTCTTATGATACTTGGAGTTTGTGCAGTTGTTTCTCTGTTTGTTGGCCTTTTAATGGAAGGGTGGCCCAAGGGTGCCCATGATGGTCTTGGAATTGTGGCTAGCATTTTGTTAGTTGTATTTGTAACTGCAACAAGTGATTATAGGCAGTCATTGCAGTTTAAGGATTTGGATAAGGAGAAAAAGAAGATCACAGTTCAGGTTACTAGAGATGGTTGTAGACAAAAATTATCAATATATGACCTACTGCCGGGGGATTTTGTTCATCTTGCCATTGGAGATCAGGTCCCAGCTGATGGACTTTTTGTTTCAGGATATTCTGCTGTTATTGACGAGTCAAGTTTGACTGGAGAGAGTGAACCCATTCATGTTAACACAGAGCATCCTTTTCTTTTGTCGGGAACTAAAGTTCAGGATGGGTCATTGAAAATGCTTGTTACCACTGTGGGCATGAGGACGCAATGGGGTAAATTGATGGCTACTATTAGTGAAGAAGGTGATGATGAAACGCCCCTGCAGGTGAAATTGAATGGAGTAGCAACTGTCATTGGAAAAATTGGCCTCTTCTTTGCAGTGATTACTTTTGCTGTGATGCTTCAAGGATTATTCAGCCGCAAGTTACAAGATGGTTATGTATGGAGTTTATCTGCTGATGATGCTGTTGAGATCTTGGAATATTTTGCCATTGCCGTTACAATTGTTGTCGTTGCAGTTCCTGAGGGACTACCTTTGGCTGTGACTTTGAGCCTTGCTTTTGCAATGAAGAAAATGATGAACGACAAGGCTCTTGTTCGTAACCTTGCTGCCTGTGAGACAATGGGATCTGCTACTACTATCTGCAGTGATAAAACAGGGACACTTACAACTAATCATATGACTGTTGTCAAAGCTCACATTTGTGGAAAAACTTTGGAATCTAGCAGCTTCAAGGAGTCTCACACTTCATCTGAAATTCCTCATTCTGCTCAAAAAATTCTTGTAGAATCAATTTTCAACAATACTGGGGGAGAAGTTGTTAGAGCCAAAGACAACAAAATTGAGATCTTAGGAAGTCCCACTGAAACTGCTCTCTTGGAGTTTGGATTATTACTCGGTGGTGATTTCATGACAGAGCGTGAAGCATCCAAAATTGTCAAAGTGGAACCTTTCAATTCTTCAAAGAAGAGAATGGGAGTGATTCTAGATATCCCTAGTGGAGGTCTGAGGGCGCATTGTAAGGGTGCTTCTGAGATTATTTTGGCTGCTTGTGACAAGGTTGTTGACTCAGATGGTGTTATTGTCTCCCTTGATAAATCATCAGTTGAACATTTAAATGCAACAATTGAAGAGTTTGCTAATGATGCTCTTCGCACTTTGTGTCTTGCTTATCAAGATTTAGAAGAAAGTTTTTCTGCTGATAGTTCTATTCCTGAAAACGGATACACCTGCATTGCTATAGTAGGCATCAAAGATCCAGTCCGTCCTGGTGTCAAGGAATCTGTTGCAATCTGCAGGTCAGCTGGTATTACTGTCCGTATGGTAACCGGAGATAACATAAATACTGCGAAGGCAATTGCTAGAGAATGTGGGATTCTCACTGATGACGGAATAGCTATTGAAGGTCCCGAGTTTCGTGAGAAGAGTCTAGAAGAATTGATTGAACTGATACCTAAAATTCAG GTTATGGCTCGATCTTCGCCAATGGATAAGCACACCCTTGTAAGACATTTGCGGACCACCCTTGGAGAAGTTGTGGCAGTGACTGGAGATGGTACAAATGATGCTCCTGCCCTTCATGAAGCAGATATAGGCCTTGCTATGGGAGTTGCTGGAACTGAG GTGGCAAAAGAGAGTGCTGATGTCATTATTTTGGATGACAATTTTTCTACAATTGTAACCGTGGCTAGATGGGGACGCTCTGTATATACGAATATTCAGAAATTTGTACAGTTCCAGTTAACAGTCAACATTGTTGCCCTTATTGTCAACTTCTCTTCAGCCTGTTTGACCG GAAGTGCTCCGCTTACTGCTGTTCAGCTTTTATGGGTTAACATGATAATGGACACCCTTGGAGCCCTTGCACTGGCCACGGAGCCACCCAACGATGAGTTAATGAAGCGGCAACCTGTTGGAAGGAAAGGAAGCATTATTAGTAATGTGATGTGGAGGAATATACTGGGGCAATCCATGTATCAATTTGTTGTTATATGGTTCCTACAGGCCAGGGGAAAATCGGCTTTTGGGCTCAGTGGTCCTGATTCTGATTTGATACTGAACACACTTATTTTCAATTCATTCGTCTTCTGCCAG GTGTTCAATGAAATCAGCTCCAGGGAGATGGAGAAGATTAATGTGTTTGCAGGGATCCTAAACAACTACGTATTTGTGTCTGTTCTCACCGCAACAGCTATTTTCCAAGTTATAATTATCGAGTTTCTTGGTGCATTTGCAAACACAACTCCACTTACATCAAGTCAGTGGTTTGTGAGCATATTGTTCGGGTTTCTTGGCATGCCAATTGCTGCTGCTTTGAAGATGATCCCAATATGA